In one Cellulomonas sp. JZ18 genomic region, the following are encoded:
- a CDS encoding zinc ribbon domain-containing protein, with amino-acid sequence MTSAPAVDQRRLLDVQELDTRLDQLAHKRRTLPALARLIELDAQLADLDTALVTSRTAASDLRAELAKSEADVEQVRSRAARNQQRLDAGQGSAKDMQALSSELESLARRQSDLEEVELEMMERLEAHESTLAELEQAHAALVAEHEKVAAERDAGYAEIDAEVERLRSVRATAVDGIDAGLVTLYERLRNQHQGRGAAPLRGNRCEGCRLELNPLDLEAIRAKPADAVVRCEECGRILVRGTEGA; translated from the coding sequence GTGACGAGTGCCCCCGCAGTCGACCAGCGCCGCCTCCTGGACGTCCAGGAGCTCGACACCCGCCTCGACCAGCTCGCGCACAAGCGGCGCACGCTGCCGGCCCTGGCCCGCCTCATCGAGCTCGACGCGCAGCTCGCCGACCTCGACACCGCGCTCGTCACGTCCCGCACCGCGGCGTCCGACCTGCGCGCCGAGCTCGCGAAGTCCGAGGCGGACGTCGAGCAGGTGCGCTCCCGCGCCGCGCGCAACCAGCAGCGGCTGGACGCCGGCCAGGGGTCGGCGAAGGACATGCAGGCGCTGTCCAGCGAGCTCGAGAGCCTCGCGCGTCGCCAGTCCGACCTCGAGGAGGTCGAGCTCGAGATGATGGAGCGTCTCGAGGCGCACGAGAGCACGCTGGCCGAGCTCGAGCAGGCGCACGCCGCGCTCGTCGCCGAGCACGAGAAGGTCGCCGCCGAGCGCGACGCCGGCTACGCGGAGATCGACGCCGAGGTCGAGCGGCTGCGCTCCGTCCGGGCGACGGCCGTGGACGGCATCGACGCCGGGCTCGTCACCCTGTACGAGCGGCTGCGCAACCAGCACCAGGGCCGGGGCGCCGCGCCGCTGCGGGGCAACCGCTGCGAGGGCTGCCGGCTCGAGCTCAACCCGCTCGACCTCGAGGCCATCCGCGCCAAGCCCGCGGACGCCGTCGTCCGCTGCGAGGAGTGCGGGCGGATCCTCGTCCGCGGGACCGAGGGGGCCTGA
- a CDS encoding acyl-CoA desaturase, which translates to MAPAPVSTPSAPRATSPREAAAGTYHELSAEVKAAGLLDRTLGFYVSLLAGLTTGLVALVVAFVLLGHSWWQLLVAGLLGVLLTQFAFVAHEASHRQVLLTGPANDRLGRVLANGVVGISHQWWMSKHTRHHANPNRVGKDPDISPDTIVFLEEHARETRGFVRQIVKRQGWLFFPLLTLEGLNLHVVAIKSLVAAPASRTRTLEMVVIGLRLSLYVALVVWALPLGMAAAFLAVQLAVFGVYMGASFAPNHKGMMMVPENSRLDFLSKQVLTSRNIGGGRFVTALMGGLDAQIEHHLFPSMPRPHLARARQIVREHCARTGVPYTETSLVRSYAIVVQYLNRVGLGARDPFDCPVRAQYR; encoded by the coding sequence GTGGCTCCTGCACCCGTCAGCACCCCGTCCGCACCGCGCGCGACGTCGCCCCGCGAGGCGGCGGCCGGCACCTACCACGAGCTGTCGGCGGAGGTGAAGGCGGCAGGACTGCTCGACAGGACCCTGGGCTTCTACGTGTCGCTGCTCGCCGGCCTGACGACCGGGCTCGTCGCGCTCGTCGTCGCGTTCGTCCTGCTGGGCCACTCGTGGTGGCAGCTGCTGGTCGCGGGTCTGCTCGGCGTGCTGCTCACGCAGTTCGCGTTCGTCGCGCACGAGGCGTCGCACCGGCAGGTGCTGCTGACCGGACCCGCGAACGACCGGCTCGGGCGGGTGCTTGCCAACGGCGTCGTCGGCATCAGCCACCAGTGGTGGATGAGCAAGCACACGCGTCACCACGCGAACCCCAACAGGGTCGGCAAGGACCCGGACATCTCCCCGGACACGATCGTGTTCCTCGAGGAGCACGCCCGCGAGACTCGCGGCTTCGTCCGCCAGATCGTCAAGCGGCAGGGCTGGCTGTTCTTCCCGCTGCTGACGCTCGAGGGCCTGAACCTGCACGTCGTGGCCATCAAGAGCCTCGTGGCCGCGCCTGCCAGCCGGACGCGCACGCTCGAGATGGTCGTCATCGGCCTGCGCCTGTCGCTGTACGTCGCCCTGGTCGTGTGGGCGCTGCCGCTCGGCATGGCCGCCGCGTTCCTCGCGGTGCAGCTCGCCGTGTTCGGCGTGTACATGGGCGCCTCGTTCGCGCCGAACCACAAGGGCATGATGATGGTGCCCGAGAACAGCCGCCTGGACTTCCTCTCGAAGCAGGTGCTGACCTCGCGCAACATCGGCGGCGGCCGGTTCGTCACCGCGCTCATGGGCGGGCTCGACGCGCAGATCGAGCACCACCTCTTCCCGAGCATGCCGCGGCCCCACCTGGCCCGCGCCCGGCAGATCGTGCGGGAGCACTGCGCCCGCACCGGCGTGCCGTACACGGAGACCTCGCTCGTGCGCTCGTACGCGATCGTCGTGCAGTACCTCAACCGGGTCGGCCTCGGCGCCCGCGACCCGTTCGACTGCCCGGTGCGCGCGCAGTACCGCTGA
- a CDS encoding DUF6191 domain-containing protein has protein sequence MDALGWVLVVVAAALVLVLLDRAVARGWFDRFRLSVRSGTGSSPGGGLLPDFVEVFQPAHKHLVAEQERQRLDVVREGDAAPPFDLDAGPVALGPTADARPAPASPTVGRMPVVVSQIVVDAADPAALARWWSEVLGWPVTEEDDGEVVIAPGTGPRPSGSSSGSPTSAG, from the coding sequence ATGGACGCGCTGGGCTGGGTGCTGGTGGTCGTCGCTGCGGCGCTGGTCCTCGTCCTGCTCGACCGGGCGGTCGCCCGCGGGTGGTTCGACCGGTTCCGGCTGTCCGTGCGGTCCGGCACGGGGTCCTCCCCGGGCGGCGGGCTGCTGCCGGACTTCGTCGAGGTCTTCCAGCCCGCGCACAAGCACCTCGTGGCGGAGCAGGAGCGCCAGCGCCTGGACGTGGTCCGCGAGGGCGACGCGGCTCCGCCGTTCGACCTCGACGCCGGCCCGGTCGCGCTCGGACCCACGGCGGACGCGCGGCCCGCCCCTGCCTCCCCTACCGTGGGGCGCATGCCCGTGGTCGTGTCCCAGATCGTCGTCGACGCCGCCGACCCCGCCGCGCTGGCCCGCTGGTGGTCCGAGGTGCTGGGCTGGCCGGTGACGGAGGAGGACGACGGGGAGGTCGTCATCGCGCCCGGGACGGGTCCGCGACCGAGTGGCTCTTCCTCCGGGTCCCCGACGAGCGCCGGGTGA
- a CDS encoding VOC family protein: MRIELTSVFVDDQRTALAFYTDVLGFVKRHDVPLGDAAWLTVVSPERPDGPELLLEPAGHPAVKPYRDALVEDGIPLIQLAVDDVHAEHERLTARGVQFTQPPTDIGNAHVAVFDDTCGNLVQIIAMKPGAEL; this comes from the coding sequence ATGAGGATCGAGCTGACCAGCGTGTTCGTGGACGACCAGCGCACGGCGCTGGCCTTCTACACCGACGTCCTGGGCTTCGTGAAGCGGCACGACGTGCCGCTCGGCGACGCCGCCTGGCTGACGGTCGTGTCGCCCGAGCGGCCCGACGGGCCCGAGCTGCTGCTCGAGCCGGCCGGCCACCCGGCCGTGAAGCCGTACCGGGACGCGCTCGTCGAGGACGGCATCCCGCTGATCCAGCTCGCGGTCGACGACGTGCACGCCGAGCACGAGCGGCTCACCGCGCGCGGCGTGCAGTTCACGCAGCCGCCGACGGACATCGGCAACGCCCACGTCGCCGTCTTCGACGACACGTGCGGCAACCTCGTGCAGATCATCGCGATGAAGCCCGGGGCCGAGCTGTAG
- a CDS encoding YaaA family protein gives MLVMLPPSEGKTPAATGAPVDLDALAHPDLTPLRAQVLDALVEVSARADAPATLGVSPGLAAEVARNTTLREAPAAPAARVYTGVLYAAAGLADLTPAARTRAAAHVRIVSGLWGVVTPTDRIPAYRLSMGTDLPGVGPLAAAWRGPLGDTLVAEAAGALVVDCRSATYLAAWTPPADADWVTVRVLREVDGRRSVVSHHAKHTRGVLTRHLLTRRGRAPRDADELAHAASALVGDALLAVELGAPPRRGARTLSLVVA, from the coding sequence GTGCTCGTGATGCTCCCGCCCTCGGAGGGCAAGACGCCCGCCGCGACCGGCGCGCCCGTCGACCTGGACGCCCTCGCTCACCCGGACCTCACGCCGCTGCGCGCCCAGGTGCTCGACGCGCTCGTCGAGGTCAGCGCCCGCGCCGACGCCCCCGCGACGCTCGGCGTCTCCCCCGGGCTCGCCGCGGAGGTCGCACGCAACACCACGTTGCGCGAGGCCCCGGCGGCGCCCGCCGCCCGCGTCTACACCGGCGTCCTGTACGCGGCGGCCGGCCTCGCGGACCTCACGCCCGCCGCCCGTACCCGCGCAGCGGCGCACGTGCGCATCGTCTCCGGTCTGTGGGGCGTCGTGACGCCGACCGACCGCATCCCCGCCTACCGCCTGTCGATGGGCACCGACCTGCCGGGCGTCGGGCCCCTCGCCGCGGCGTGGCGGGGACCGCTCGGCGACACCCTCGTTGCGGAGGCCGCCGGCGCACTCGTCGTCGACTGCCGCTCCGCCACCTACCTCGCCGCGTGGACGCCGCCGGCCGACGCCGACTGGGTCACGGTGCGGGTCCTGCGCGAGGTGGACGGCCGCCGCTCCGTCGTCTCGCACCACGCCAAGCACACACGCGGCGTGCTCACCCGCCACCTGCTCACCCGCCGGGGCCGCGCACCCCGCGACGCCGACGAGCTCGCGCACGCCGCGTCCGCCCTCGTCGGGGACGCGCTGCTCGCCGTCGAGCTCGGCGCTCCGCCGCGCCGCGGCGCCCGGACGCTCTCGCTCGTGGTGGCCTGA
- a CDS encoding tautomerase family protein encodes MAHVKVYGRRSVWAGRRHEVSDAVHGAVTSAWGLPEEKRFHRFLWLDDDDLVAPRGEGYLVVEVVCFTGRSPAAVRALIAAFYDDVAPALGLGSDDLEVVVLEAPPTHWGIRGRAGDELTLDYRVDV; translated from the coding sequence ATGGCTCACGTGAAGGTCTACGGCCGGCGCTCGGTGTGGGCGGGGCGGCGGCACGAGGTCTCCGACGCCGTCCACGGCGCCGTGACGTCCGCCTGGGGCCTGCCGGAGGAGAAGCGGTTCCACCGCTTCCTCTGGCTCGACGACGACGACCTCGTCGCGCCGCGCGGCGAGGGCTACCTGGTGGTGGAGGTCGTCTGCTTCACCGGCCGCAGCCCGGCGGCCGTCCGCGCGCTGATCGCCGCGTTCTACGACGACGTCGCACCGGCGCTCGGGCTCGGGTCGGACGACCTCGAGGTGGTCGTCCTCGAGGCCCCGCCGACGCACTGGGGGATCCGTGGCCGCGCCGGTGACGAGCTGACGCTGGACTACCGCGTCGACGTCTGA
- a CDS encoding Nif3-like dinuclear metal center hexameric protein: MSAPTLRDVVAALEKRYPPGTAESWDAVGLVAGDPAEPVRRVLLAVDPVAAVVDEALEWGADLLLTHHPLFLRGVHSVAATTYKGALVHRLVRGGCALYAAHTNADAARGGVAEALAEAVGLVDTVPLVPVPSPALDKVVVFVPEEQAEALVDALADAGAGALGDYERCAWTTTGEGTFTPQEGAAPAIGAVGRREHVRETRVEMVAPRSARARVLAALRAAHPYEEPAFDVLELAAEPGSTGLGRVGTLPEPATLADFAARVARAVPATVQGVRWAGDPQMTVRRVAVLGGSGDSLFDAVRAADVDAYVTADLRHHPASEQQERAAFEAAGGAPRPALVDLAHSASEWPWLARAAADLVADLQAQGTTVETRVSTLSTDPWTGRVDQTASTQPEGTP, from the coding sequence GTGAGCGCGCCGACGCTGCGTGACGTCGTCGCGGCGCTCGAGAAGCGGTACCCGCCCGGGACGGCCGAGTCGTGGGACGCCGTCGGCCTCGTCGCGGGCGACCCGGCCGAGCCGGTGCGGCGGGTGCTGCTCGCGGTCGACCCCGTCGCCGCCGTCGTGGACGAGGCGCTGGAGTGGGGCGCCGACCTGCTCCTGACGCACCACCCGCTGTTCCTGCGCGGCGTGCACTCGGTCGCCGCGACGACCTACAAGGGCGCGCTCGTGCACCGCCTCGTGCGCGGCGGGTGCGCCCTCTACGCCGCCCACACGAACGCGGACGCCGCCCGGGGCGGCGTGGCGGAGGCGCTGGCGGAGGCCGTCGGCCTCGTCGACACCGTGCCGCTCGTGCCCGTGCCGTCGCCCGCGCTCGACAAGGTCGTGGTGTTCGTCCCCGAGGAGCAGGCGGAGGCACTGGTCGACGCGCTCGCGGACGCCGGCGCCGGCGCGCTCGGGGACTACGAGCGCTGCGCGTGGACGACGACCGGGGAGGGGACGTTCACGCCTCAGGAGGGCGCCGCGCCGGCGATCGGTGCGGTCGGGCGCCGTGAGCACGTGCGCGAGACCCGCGTCGAGATGGTCGCCCCCCGGTCGGCCCGTGCGCGCGTGCTCGCCGCGCTGCGCGCCGCCCACCCCTACGAGGAGCCCGCGTTCGACGTGCTGGAGCTCGCCGCCGAGCCGGGCTCCACGGGCCTCGGCCGGGTGGGGACCCTGCCCGAGCCGGCGACCCTCGCCGACTTCGCGGCCCGCGTCGCCCGCGCCGTGCCCGCCACCGTGCAGGGGGTCCGCTGGGCGGGCGACCCGCAGATGACCGTCCGGCGCGTCGCGGTGCTCGGCGGGTCCGGCGACTCGCTGTTCGACGCGGTGCGCGCCGCGGACGTCGACGCCTACGTCACCGCGGACCTGCGCCACCACCCCGCCTCCGAGCAGCAGGAGCGGGCCGCGTTCGAGGCCGCGGGAGGTGCACCCCGCCCCGCGCTCGTCGACCTCGCGCACTCGGCCTCGGAGTGGCCGTGGCTGGCGCGGGCGGCGGCCGACCTGGTCGCGGACCTGCAGGCGCAGGGCACTACGGTGGAGACCCGCGTGAGCACGCTGAGCACCGACCCGTGGACGGGTCGCGTGGATCAGACGGCCAGCACCCAGCCGGAAGGAACCCCGTGA
- a CDS encoding SPOR domain-containing protein: MADYWYNIRTGQVEEGRRSDWSQRMGPYKTREEAEQALDRARRRTEAWDAQDAEDR; this comes from the coding sequence ATGGCCGACTACTGGTACAACATCCGCACCGGCCAGGTCGAGGAGGGCCGGCGCAGCGACTGGTCCCAGCGGATGGGGCCCTACAAGACGCGCGAGGAGGCCGAGCAGGCCCTCGACCGCGCCCGGCGCCGGACCGAGGCCTGGGACGCCCAGGACGCCGAGGACCGCTGA
- a CDS encoding endonuclease/exonuclease/phosphatase family protein has product MSRRPAAPVGVAVAVGTTAVLGVGVLTLVPLGAGAWPVAQVVALRGLLAALAAAAAATLLVALLLVRGARRTLVPLAVACAVVAAAHGAVLAVRSVPTTDAEAAAAGPQGGGGDLVVLTFNTLDAVPASTLADLVTGVGADVVALPETSRTTAGALADRLPPAGWQVLHAPSRVPHVAGTSLVVAAHVGTYPDVEPLDHRLGSLRARPDGDGPVLVAAHPLAPTGRAVMRAWRTEGEAVAAVCRSTPGVVVAGDLNATLDHPALRDTGPCVDAARAAGAGAHGTWPAAAPTLLAAPIDHVLVDERAWRVVDARVLPRVGASDHRPLVAVLARR; this is encoded by the coding sequence GTGAGCCGCCGGCCCGCCGCGCCGGTCGGCGTAGCGGTGGCGGTCGGGACCACGGCCGTGCTCGGCGTCGGCGTGCTCACGCTGGTGCCGCTGGGCGCCGGCGCCTGGCCCGTCGCCCAGGTCGTCGCGCTGCGCGGGCTGCTCGCCGCGCTCGCCGCCGCCGCGGCCGCGACGCTGCTCGTGGCGCTGCTGCTCGTGCGCGGCGCACGACGCACCCTGGTCCCGCTCGCGGTGGCCTGCGCGGTGGTCGCGGCGGCGCACGGAGCCGTCCTCGCGGTCCGGTCCGTCCCCACAACGGACGCCGAGGCTGCGGCCGCCGGACCGCAGGGCGGCGGCGGCGACCTCGTCGTGCTCACGTTCAACACGCTCGACGCGGTCCCGGCCTCGACGCTCGCCGACCTGGTGACGGGCGTCGGTGCCGACGTCGTCGCGCTGCCCGAGACCTCGCGGACCACCGCCGGGGCGCTCGCCGACCGGCTCCCGCCCGCGGGGTGGCAGGTGCTGCACGCCCCCAGCCGGGTGCCGCACGTCGCGGGGACGTCCCTCGTCGTCGCCGCGCACGTGGGCACCTACCCCGACGTCGAGCCGCTCGACCACCGGCTCGGCAGCCTGCGGGCGCGGCCCGACGGTGACGGACCGGTGCTCGTCGCCGCCCACCCGCTCGCGCCGACGGGGCGCGCCGTGATGCGCGCGTGGCGCACCGAGGGCGAGGCGGTCGCCGCCGTGTGCCGCTCGACGCCGGGCGTCGTGGTCGCGGGCGACCTCAACGCGACGCTCGACCACCCCGCGCTGCGCGACACCGGCCCCTGCGTCGACGCGGCCCGCGCGGCCGGGGCCGGCGCGCACGGCACGTGGCCGGCGGCGGCGCCGACGCTGCTCGCGGCCCCGATCGACCACGTCCTCGTCGACGAGCGTGCCTGGCGCGTCGTGGACGCGCGGGTGCTCCCCCGCGTCGGTGCGAGCGACCACCGTCCGCTCGTGGCGGTCCTCGCCCGCCGCTGA
- the ppgK gene encoding polyphosphate--glucose phosphotransferase — protein sequence MSKDAKHKKHKVSTAFGIDIGGSGIKGAPVDLATGAFAGERVRIPTPRPATPAAVADTVAQVVDSFALEKDVPIGVTFPAVILHGVAQSAANVDRSWIGTDVETTIGATTGRRVLAVNDADAAGYAEVQYGAAKGVPGVVLVVTLGTGIGSCLVVDGVLVPNTELGHLEVDGHDAETRASDAARDRDGLTFPQWAERLQRYFTVVENLFWPDLIVVGGGVSKKHQEFLPLLELRTPIVPAALRNAAGIVGAARLAAQGAH from the coding sequence ATGAGCAAGGACGCGAAGCACAAGAAGCACAAGGTCTCGACCGCGTTCGGCATCGACATCGGCGGGTCCGGCATCAAGGGCGCCCCCGTCGACCTGGCGACGGGGGCGTTCGCCGGTGAGCGTGTGCGCATCCCGACGCCGCGGCCGGCCACCCCGGCCGCCGTCGCCGACACCGTCGCGCAGGTCGTGGACTCGTTCGCGCTCGAGAAGGACGTGCCCATCGGGGTCACGTTCCCGGCCGTGATCCTGCACGGCGTGGCCCAGTCCGCGGCCAACGTCGACAGGTCGTGGATCGGCACCGACGTGGAGACGACGATCGGCGCGACGACGGGGCGGCGCGTGCTCGCCGTCAACGACGCCGACGCCGCGGGGTACGCGGAGGTGCAGTACGGCGCCGCGAAGGGCGTCCCGGGGGTGGTCCTGGTCGTGACGCTCGGGACGGGGATCGGGTCCTGCCTGGTGGTCGACGGCGTGCTCGTGCCCAACACCGAGCTGGGCCACCTGGAGGTCGACGGGCACGACGCCGAGACCCGGGCGTCGGACGCCGCGCGCGACCGCGACGGCCTGACCTTCCCGCAGTGGGCCGAGCGCCTGCAGCGGTACTTCACGGTCGTCGAGAACCTGTTCTGGCCCGACCTCATCGTCGTGGGCGGCGGGGTGAGCAAGAAGCACCAGGAGTTCCTCCCGCTGCTCGAGCTGCGGACACCGATCGTGCCCGCCGCGCTGCGCAACGCCGCCGGCATCGTGGGGGCGGCGCGCCTCGCGGCCCAGGGCGCCCACTGA
- a CDS encoding histidine phosphatase family protein yields MDRVGRDLWGDIAYPSELVASPMVRTQQTAAVIAERLGLQVRTDAAFQEADFGDWQGLTAEEIEERWPGQLEPWHTSGRLRPPGGGESIEDVGVRLRAGLDALQTGGPRTVVVVSHAVAIRAALGVTMGADPGTWSQLRVAPAAVSIIRLYADKRDEIAVAGAPSEGWGRA; encoded by the coding sequence GTGGACCGCGTGGGCCGCGACCTGTGGGGCGACATCGCCTACCCGAGCGAGCTCGTCGCGTCGCCGATGGTCCGCACGCAGCAGACCGCCGCGGTGATCGCCGAGCGGCTCGGGCTGCAGGTGCGCACGGACGCCGCGTTCCAGGAGGCGGACTTCGGCGACTGGCAGGGTCTGACGGCCGAGGAGATCGAGGAGCGCTGGCCCGGGCAGCTCGAGCCGTGGCACACGTCCGGCCGGCTGCGCCCGCCGGGCGGTGGCGAGTCGATCGAGGACGTCGGCGTGCGGCTGCGGGCGGGGCTGGACGCGCTGCAGACCGGCGGTCCGCGCACGGTCGTCGTCGTCTCGCACGCGGTCGCGATCCGCGCCGCCCTCGGCGTCACCATGGGCGCCGACCCCGGCACCTGGAGCCAGCTGCGCGTCGCGCCGGCGGCGGTCAGCATCATCCGGCTGTACGCGGACAAGCGGGACGAGATCGCGGTCGCCGGGGCGCCGAGCGAGGGGTGGGGCCGGGCCTGA
- the panB gene encoding 3-methyl-2-oxobutanoate hydroxymethyltransferase, with protein MATSDQPGAGTTGAPTTGGAAAPARPSRVRVHHLQAAKQRGERLTMLTAYDAVTARLFDDAGIDMLLVGDSIGNTMHGHATTLPVTLDELVVAARAVAGAARRAFVVADLPFGSYEAGPEQALASAVRMMKETGVAAVKIEGGQRVVPQIRALTAAGIPVVAHLGYTPQSENLLGGPRVQGRGDAAQRLSDDAVAVTEAGAVAIVLEMVPAEVAARVTEVVPVPTIGIGAGPECDGQVLVWVDMAGMGDWSPRFAKRFGEVGAALTAAARAYADEVRSGTFPTAAHSFDA; from the coding sequence ATGGCCACGAGCGACCAGCCCGGCGCCGGCACGACCGGCGCACCGACGACCGGGGGCGCCGCGGCGCCGGCACGCCCGTCCCGGGTGCGCGTGCACCACCTGCAGGCCGCGAAGCAGCGCGGCGAGCGGCTGACGATGCTCACCGCGTACGACGCGGTCACGGCCCGGCTGTTCGACGACGCCGGGATCGACATGCTCCTGGTGGGCGACTCGATCGGGAACACGATGCACGGGCACGCCACCACGCTGCCGGTGACGCTCGACGAGCTCGTGGTCGCCGCCCGCGCGGTGGCGGGCGCGGCGCGCCGTGCCTTCGTGGTCGCGGACCTGCCGTTCGGCTCCTACGAGGCAGGGCCGGAGCAGGCGCTCGCGAGCGCGGTGCGGATGATGAAGGAGACGGGCGTCGCGGCGGTGAAGATCGAGGGCGGCCAGCGCGTCGTCCCGCAGATCCGTGCGCTGACCGCGGCCGGCATCCCCGTCGTCGCGCACCTCGGGTACACGCCGCAGTCGGAGAACCTGCTGGGCGGGCCCCGGGTCCAGGGGCGCGGCGACGCGGCGCAGCGGCTCAGCGACGACGCCGTCGCGGTGACGGAGGCCGGTGCGGTCGCGATCGTGCTCGAGATGGTGCCGGCCGAGGTCGCGGCGCGCGTCACCGAGGTCGTGCCCGTCCCCACGATCGGCATCGGCGCCGGTCCCGAGTGTGACGGCCAGGTCCTGGTCTGGGTCGACATGGCGGGCATGGGCGACTGGTCCCCGCGCTTCGCGAAGCGGTTCGGAGAGGTCGGCGCGGCACTCACCGCCGCCGCGCGGGCCTACGCCGACGAGGTGCGGTCCGGCACCTTCCCGACGGCGGCGCACTCGTTCGACGCGTGA
- a CDS encoding VOC family protein → MGRPVRGALHHVELWLPDDDAAWTSFTWLLSRLGYERTSTWRTGSGWTLGPTYLVLETGPDVEPVPHERRRPGVNHLAFHAGSRADVDDLVADAPAHGWSLLFAEDHPFAGGPDHYAAYLENAAGFEVELVAAQDGTTAA, encoded by the coding sequence ATGGGCCGTCCCGTCCGCGGCGCGCTGCACCACGTCGAGCTCTGGCTGCCCGACGACGACGCGGCGTGGACCTCCTTCACGTGGTTGCTGAGCCGGCTCGGGTACGAGCGGACGAGCACCTGGCGCACCGGCTCCGGATGGACTCTGGGCCCCACGTACCTCGTGCTGGAGACGGGCCCGGACGTGGAGCCGGTCCCGCACGAGCGGCGTCGCCCGGGCGTCAACCACCTCGCGTTCCACGCCGGGTCGCGCGCGGACGTCGACGACCTCGTCGCCGACGCGCCGGCGCACGGCTGGTCGCTCCTGTTCGCCGAGGACCACCCGTTCGCGGGCGGCCCGGACCACTACGCCGCCTACCTCGAGAACGCCGCCGGCTTCGAGGTCGAGCTGGTGGCCGCGCAGGACGGGACCACAGCGGCCTGA
- a CDS encoding VOC family protein: MKNRLHFDIRPADGSDQETELARLLELGATRVDLGQGDVAWHVLADPEGNEFCLLRSTPSQLAAAEAARAGTAEPDAPAGASF; the protein is encoded by the coding sequence GTGAAGAACCGGCTGCACTTCGACATCAGGCCCGCGGACGGCTCGGACCAGGAGACGGAGCTCGCGCGGCTGCTCGAGCTCGGCGCGACGCGGGTCGACCTCGGCCAGGGCGACGTCGCGTGGCACGTGCTCGCGGACCCCGAGGGCAACGAGTTCTGCCTCCTGCGCAGCACGCCGTCCCAGCTCGCCGCCGCGGAGGCGGCGCGGGCCGGCACGGCCGAGCCGGACGCACCGGCCGGCGCGAGCTTCTGA
- the map gene encoding type I methionyl aminopeptidase produces MPPVHASRAALVPGQVSPRRPVPPSIPRPEYVDRPAPAPWRGPDVFDADTVARIRVAARLAARALEEIGAHVRPGVTTDELDAIGHQFLVDHGAYPSTLGYRGFPKSICTSLNEVICHGIPDTTVVQDGDIVNVDVTAYVDGVHGDTNATFLAGDVDEESRLLVERTREALERGIRAVKPGREINVIGRVIEKYAGRFGYGVVRDFTGHGVGPAFHTGLVVPHYDAAPAYDTVIQPGMVFTIEPMLDLGTADWEMWDDGWTVVTADRSRSAQFEHTLLVTDDGAEVLTLP; encoded by the coding sequence ATGCCGCCGGTCCACGCGTCGCGCGCCGCCCTCGTCCCCGGGCAGGTCAGCCCGCGCCGCCCGGTGCCCCCGAGCATCCCGCGCCCCGAGTACGTCGACCGCCCGGCGCCCGCGCCGTGGCGCGGTCCCGACGTGTTCGACGCCGACACCGTGGCCCGCATCCGCGTGGCGGCCCGTCTCGCGGCCCGAGCGCTGGAGGAGATCGGCGCGCACGTGCGCCCCGGTGTGACGACCGACGAGCTCGACGCGATCGGGCACCAGTTCCTCGTCGACCACGGCGCGTACCCGTCGACCCTCGGCTACCGCGGCTTCCCGAAGTCGATCTGCACCTCCCTCAACGAGGTGATCTGCCACGGCATCCCGGACACGACGGTCGTGCAGGACGGCGACATCGTGAACGTCGACGTCACCGCCTACGTCGACGGCGTGCACGGTGACACGAACGCCACCTTCCTCGCCGGCGACGTCGACGAGGAGTCGCGGCTGCTCGTCGAGCGGACCCGCGAGGCGCTCGAGCGCGGGATCCGGGCGGTGAAGCCGGGCCGCGAGATCAACGTGATCGGACGTGTCATCGAGAAGTACGCGGGCCGGTTCGGGTACGGCGTCGTGCGCGACTTCACCGGCCACGGCGTCGGCCCTGCCTTCCACACGGGTCTCGTCGTCCCGCACTACGACGCCGCCCCGGCCTACGACACCGTCATCCAGCCCGGCATGGTCTTCACCATCGAGCCGATGCTCGACCTCGGGACCGCCGACTGGGAGATGTGGGACGACGGCTGGACCGTCGTCACGGCCGACCGCAGCAGGTCGGCCCAGTTCGAGCACACGCTGCTCGTCACCGACGACGGGGCGGAGGTCCTCACGCTGCCATGA